A genomic stretch from Lathyrus oleraceus cultivar Zhongwan6 chromosome 2, CAAS_Psat_ZW6_1.0, whole genome shotgun sequence includes:
- the LOC127123953 gene encoding uncharacterized protein LOC127123953, whose amino-acid sequence MQCPQGLLGRNFEKLIQCDPRLNFLSQQQDFVLESPYFETGTAIHDRIETSDGFGRKSEGHAGIFVLQDVESGSAGQSSSSRSEHNLMGKAVENNFQEITSPSSVMNPHAIIGFKSRGAESLKFLSNLDQIKLPGLHPSMSIEDLVNHIGHCITEQMGPENSSFASDRAKLEEFTQYLFNDSQIQPASDEQNVMSRVNSFYNLLQKYPNSHPKLSSKPKPCKNRNYSCFHQSEFGDEVEIGRWNENERVELAPTLEEVERIVGLKLKDFNPFPKLEEDMGPKKITSALSINVPTVRDNWGEKGGCEGFAAIFLEDLALKFKKSGNWNAFYVVLALLIHGIVLFPNVEKFVWSSSHRSLSLWQSSTVSLR is encoded by the exons ATGCAATGCCCTCAAGGTTTGTTAGGGAGGAATTTTGAGAAGCTCATACAGTGTGATCCCCGTCTCAATTTTCTGAGCCAACAGCAGGATTTTGTGTTGGAGTCTCCTTATTTTGAGACTGGAACTGCAATTCACGACCGCATTGAAACCAGTGATGGTTTTGGTAGAAAAAGTGAAGGGCATGCTGGGATTTTTGTATTGCAGGATGTGGAATCGGGATCTGCAGGTCAATCATCTTCTTCCCGAAGTGAACATAATCTTATGGGTAAAGCTGTTGAAAACAATTTCCAAGAAATCACCTCACCTAGCTCAGTGATGAACCCTCATGCAATCATAGGTTTCAAGAGTAGAGGAGCTGAATCATTGAAGTTTCTCAGCAACTTGGATCAAATCAAGTTGCCTGGTCTTCACCCTTCTATGTCGATTGAAGATTTGGTTAATCACATTGGACACTGCATTACAGAACAGATGGGACCTGAAAACTCCAGCTTCGCTAGTGACAGAGCAAAGTTGGAGGAATTCACACAATATTTATTCAACGACTCTCAAATCCAACCAGCCTCTGATGAACAGAATGTCATGTCAAGGGTGAACTCCTTCTACAACCTTCTTCAGAAATACCCTAACAGCCATCCAAAACTGAGTTCAAAACCAAAGCCATGTAAGAACCGAAATTACTCATGTTTTCACCAA AGTGAGTTTGGGGATGAGGTTGAGATTGGGAGATGGAATGAGAACGAGAGGGTTGAG ctagctcctactttggaagaagttGAGAGAATCGTGGGTCTTAAATTGAAAGATTTTAATCCATTTCCAAAGCTCGAAGAAGATATGGGCCCAAAGAAGATAACTTCAGCCCTAAGTATCAATGTTCCGACTGTTCGAGACAATTGGGGTGAAAAAGGGGGTTGCGAAGGTTTTGCCGCGATATTTTTGGAAGATTTAGCTCTAAAGTTCAAGAAAAGTGGAAATTGGAATGCATTCTATGTTGTGTTGGCTTTATTGATCCATGGGATTGTGCTCTTCccaaatgttgaaaaatttgTTTGGTCAAGTAGCCATAGAAGTCTTTCTCTCTGGCAATCCAGTACCGTTTCTCTTAGATGA